A section of the Oscillospiraceae bacterium genome encodes:
- a CDS encoding peptidylprolyl isomerase — translation MSASREKRERQRLRQEELANPKKKRKKRQRAPGEISPVVGRVVVVLIVAAIVLGLGYFVANGTGFTYRVLTAVAAGDVKLSPAEYNFYYYTIRNNYVNSYGAEYEEIFADSILEQTNTSIQTAVGMEREAHENGMTTLTEESRQTLADSLESFETFARDNQLSLQRALEMQYGAGMNRATFVRLLERQLLVEQWLQQKEASFTYTQDEIDAYYAENKDAIDVVDYRVFSVTIPQPETEEGETPSEEETAALDASAQATADEFNGKITDENSFPELAREYATTLGLDETTYADDSATLRLNTYLGTDPATGSAALGTEQSAWLVDPARKAGDHAVVKTASSYDVLYFLKRYRDEYSVVDVRHILVLTSDEKDAAQARVEAEAILNEWKAGEATEDSFAALATEKTEDTSSASDGGLYEGVMKNQMVAAFDAWIFDPARKPGDTDLVDVDYGCHVMYFVGNGLPAWAQAAQNQMRERDFTDYNTQVTERYPLTENSFGMGYVKILR, via the coding sequence ATGAGCGCATCCCGCGAGAAAAGAGAGAGACAGAGACTGCGTCAGGAAGAACTGGCCAACCCGAAGAAAAAGCGGAAAAAGAGACAGCGCGCCCCCGGCGAGATCAGCCCTGTCGTGGGCCGTGTCGTCGTCGTCCTGATTGTCGCCGCCATTGTTCTCGGCCTCGGGTATTTTGTCGCCAACGGTACGGGTTTCACCTACCGCGTGCTGACCGCCGTGGCGGCAGGCGATGTGAAGCTCTCTCCGGCGGAGTACAATTTTTACTATTACACCATCCGCAACAACTACGTGAATTCTTACGGGGCCGAGTATGAGGAGATCTTCGCCGACTCTATCCTTGAGCAGACGAATACTTCCATCCAGACCGCGGTGGGGATGGAACGCGAGGCCCATGAAAACGGCATGACGACCCTGACCGAGGAGAGCCGACAGACGCTGGCCGACAGCCTTGAGAGTTTTGAGACTTTTGCCCGCGACAACCAGCTCTCCCTCCAGCGCGCGCTGGAGATGCAGTATGGCGCCGGCATGAACCGCGCCACCTTCGTGCGCCTGCTTGAGCGCCAGCTGCTCGTCGAGCAGTGGCTCCAGCAGAAGGAGGCGTCCTTCACCTATACCCAGGACGAGATCGACGCCTACTACGCGGAAAACAAGGACGCCATCGACGTCGTGGACTACCGGGTCTTCAGCGTCACCATCCCGCAACCCGAAACCGAGGAGGGGGAGACCCCATCCGAGGAGGAAACCGCGGCGCTGGACGCCTCCGCCCAGGCCACGGCCGACGAGTTCAACGGGAAGATAACGGACGAGAATTCGTTTCCTGAACTCGCCCGTGAGTACGCGACCACCCTGGGGCTGGATGAGACGACCTACGCGGACGACAGCGCTACACTGCGCCTGAACACGTACCTCGGCACCGACCCCGCCACCGGCAGCGCCGCCCTGGGCACGGAACAGAGCGCCTGGCTCGTGGACCCGGCCCGCAAGGCCGGCGACCACGCTGTGGTCAAAACCGCGAGCTCCTACGACGTCCTCTACTTTTTAAAGCGTTACCGCGACGAATACTCCGTCGTCGACGTGCGTCACATCCTGGTTCTGACGAGCGACGAGAAGGACGCGGCCCAGGCCAGGGTCGAGGCCGAGGCGATTTTGAACGAGTGGAAGGCCGGAGAGGCGACAGAGGATTCCTTCGCCGCGCTGGCCACCGAGAAGACCGAGGATACCAGTTCCGCAAGCGACGGCGGGTTGTACGAAGGTGTGATGAAGAACCAGATGGTGGCGGCCTTCGACGCCTGGATCTTCGATCCCGCCCGCAAGCCGGGCGACACGGACCTGGTGGACGTCGACTACGGCTGCCACGTCATGTACTTTGTCGGCAACGGTCTGCCCGCGTGGGCGCAAGCCGCGCAAAACCAGATGCGCGAGCGCGACTTCACCGACTACAACACCCAGGTCACCGAGCGTTACCCCCTCACGGAGAACAGCTTCGGCATGGGTTACGTCAAGATCCTCCGCTAA